From the Nonlabens marinus S1-08 genome, one window contains:
- a CDS encoding DUF4238 domain-containing protein, with protein sequence MNNKFNSRSSRHHYLPVFYLKGFLNRNKKFYIFDVEQQTFKKNSKEFSPKSYFFENNANTVFLDSKESDFLEFFHSKLDNMASKIFSIMEKSTANNRYGISEVDIPVLKLFISQVHGRLPESKKVIQEFLRIHGLKEFGIIMNNDKDGERENGLSGNNEFQKGLSLMMAFRNFYLGTQSNLPYSISSYSSDCPKMISDNPIIFKSSDSSNIWKEDLVFPLTGTKLFIASKNQNQQSLSFKFLADLIMFKQARKHVGFSDTLYLYELQKMNDKLSLSIEELKKYFFTQLN encoded by the coding sequence ATGAATAATAAGTTTAATAGTCGATCATCAAGACATCATTATCTACCAGTTTTTTATTTAAAAGGTTTTTTGAATCGCAATAAAAAGTTTTACATCTTCGATGTTGAACAACAGACTTTTAAAAAAAACTCAAAGGAATTTTCTCCGAAATCTTATTTTTTTGAAAATAATGCAAATACAGTATTTCTCGACTCTAAAGAATCTGATTTTCTAGAATTTTTTCATTCTAAATTGGATAACATGGCTTCAAAGATTTTTTCAATTATGGAAAAATCTACAGCAAACAATCGTTATGGAATTTCAGAAGTTGATATACCAGTTCTAAAACTTTTTATTAGTCAAGTTCATGGAAGGTTGCCAGAGAGCAAGAAGGTTATCCAAGAATTTCTTAGAATCCACGGATTAAAAGAGTTTGGAATAATAATGAACAACGATAAGGATGGTGAAAGAGAAAATGGATTATCAGGTAATAACGAATTTCAAAAAGGTTTAAGTTTAATGATGGCCTTCAGAAATTTTTATTTGGGTACTCAATCAAATCTTCCTTATTCAATTTCATCCTACTCGAGCGATTGTCCTAAAATGATATCCGACAATCCTATTATATTTAAAAGTTCTGATTCATCAAATATTTGGAAAGAAGATCTAGTGTTCCCGCTGACCGGAACCAAGTTATTTATTGCAAGTAAAAATCAAAATCAACAATCACTGAGTTTTAAGTTTTTAGCGGATTTAATTATGTTTAAGCAGGCGAGAAAACATGTAGGCTTCAGCGATACATTATATCTTTATGAACTGCAGAAAATGAATGATAAATTATCCTTAAGCATTGAAGAACTGAAAAAGTATTTTTTTACACAATTAAATTAG
- a CDS encoding bifunctional metallophosphatase/5'-nucleotidase, with amino-acid sequence MERRKFIRNTSAAGIIAGAGLWSNTALAAGLFSDIDEKEAYKKITILHTNDTHSHIEPINGGRDDGKGGVARRAALIKKVRNENPNTILLDCGDIFQGTPYFNFYGGELEIKLMSMMGYDAATIGNHDFDAGIDGLYKQLPHANFDFVISNYDFSNTIMEGQTKPYKVMVKDGVRIGLFGLGIQLEGLVAPKMYKETEYLDPLMIAQDMVIALREKEQCDIVICMSHLGYKYGSDKISDIALAQQTSGIDLIIGGHTHTFLEQPDLVTNATGEIVMVNQVGCYGINVGRIDFYMNKGELAAGEKVVYEV; translated from the coding sequence ATGGAACGTAGAAAATTTATAAGAAACACATCTGCCGCTGGAATCATTGCAGGAGCTGGACTTTGGAGTAACACAGCTCTTGCTGCTGGACTTTTCAGTGACATAGATGAGAAAGAGGCTTATAAGAAAATTACCATTCTTCATACGAACGATACCCATTCTCACATCGAGCCCATCAATGGTGGGCGTGATGATGGAAAAGGTGGTGTCGCGAGACGCGCAGCCTTGATCAAAAAGGTGCGCAATGAAAACCCAAATACCATTCTTCTGGACTGCGGTGACATCTTTCAAGGAACACCCTACTTCAATTTTTATGGTGGTGAACTGGAAATTAAATTGATGAGCATGATGGGGTATGATGCTGCCACCATCGGGAACCATGATTTTGATGCCGGTATTGATGGGCTCTACAAGCAACTCCCTCATGCTAATTTTGATTTTGTCATCTCCAACTATGATTTCAGCAATACGATTATGGAGGGACAGACTAAGCCTTATAAGGTGATGGTGAAAGATGGCGTGCGTATAGGTTTATTCGGGCTGGGGATTCAATTGGAAGGGCTTGTCGCTCCTAAAATGTATAAGGAAACAGAGTACCTGGACCCATTAATGATAGCTCAGGATATGGTGATCGCTTTACGCGAAAAAGAACAATGTGACATTGTCATTTGCATGTCTCACTTAGGGTACAAGTACGGAAGCGATAAAATCAGTGACATTGCCCTAGCACAACAAACCAGCGGTATCGACCTCATTATAGGTGGCCACACCCATACCTTCCTAGAACAACCAGATTTAGTGACTAATGCCACAGGTGAAATTGTGATGGTCAATCAAGTGGGTTGTTATGGCATCAATGTGGGACGTATCGACTTTTACATGAATAAAGGGGAACTGGCTGCTGGTGAGAAAGTGGTTTATGAGGTTTAG
- a CDS encoding 5'-nucleotidase C-terminal domain-containing protein, which produces MKISMTVTCRKGLMVFAFAKAIFLTTSCKTETYTAKKLTASQTQIDSTINAVDEIENYIAPYKKSLDLQMDTPLSYNPAAMYKNDTPLNTRIGNMMAAIARMQGEPVYTSRTGNDVDVVLLNHGGIRAGIPQGDVTLRTAYEVMPFENEIVVAELAPAEMKELVNYLAAKKLAHPFDGLQIELQDDAIKSVTLNGSPLTYDRNYFVMTNDYLLSGGDNMDFFTRAISSTRIDYKVRNAMIDYFKKTDTLGFDVDNRFTKKD; this is translated from the coding sequence ATGAAAATATCTATGACGGTAACTTGCAGGAAAGGTTTAATGGTTTTCGCTTTCGCGAAAGCGATATTCCTCACAACATCCTGCAAGACAGAAACCTACACAGCTAAGAAGCTGACAGCTAGCCAAACTCAAATCGATTCTACCATCAACGCGGTCGATGAAATTGAAAACTACATCGCTCCCTACAAAAAAAGTCTTGACCTACAGATGGACACACCGCTGAGCTACAATCCTGCAGCCATGTACAAAAATGATACGCCATTAAATACCCGCATAGGAAATATGATGGCAGCGATCGCCAGGATGCAAGGCGAGCCCGTATATACATCCAGAACTGGCAATGATGTAGATGTAGTTTTACTCAATCATGGCGGCATACGTGCTGGAATTCCACAAGGCGATGTGACGTTGCGCACTGCATATGAGGTAATGCCTTTTGAAAACGAAATTGTGGTGGCTGAACTTGCGCCGGCAGAGATGAAAGAACTAGTCAATTATCTAGCTGCTAAAAAACTAGCGCATCCTTTTGACGGGCTACAAATCGAGCTTCAAGACGATGCTATTAAATCAGTCACTTTAAATGGAAGCCCATTAACATACGATCGCAATTATTTTGTCATGACTAATGATTACCTATTGTCTGGAGGAGACAACATGGACTTTTTTACAAGAGCTATTTCCAGTACCCGAATAGATTATAAAGTACGTAATGCCATGATCGATTATTTTAAAAAAACCGATACTTTAGGTTTTGATGTGGACAATAGATTTACAAAAAAGGACTAA
- a CDS encoding DUF6913 domain-containing protein — protein MIFDVLKSRWLRKEQDKIRKENRLRNASKPSSMVVLYNADAEKSTLFIEQWAKALGIEEVTLVGMTKDAQATSSANHIYLHSKSLKWSGGIADIHLENLLKSKVDLQINYFKEAEALIYYVALALRVDFKVGFPTQDVELYDLAIDTSLDQKELFIAELKKYLNIITT, from the coding sequence ATGATTTTTGACGTTTTAAAGAGCCGATGGCTGCGCAAAGAGCAGGACAAGATCAGGAAGGAAAACAGGTTACGCAATGCCTCTAAACCTTCCTCTATGGTGGTCTTGTACAATGCAGATGCCGAGAAATCAACGCTTTTTATAGAGCAATGGGCTAAAGCACTGGGTATTGAAGAAGTGACTCTAGTGGGAATGACTAAAGACGCTCAAGCGACCTCTAGTGCAAACCACATTTACTTGCACTCAAAGTCCCTTAAATGGTCTGGCGGTATCGCAGACATTCATCTTGAAAATTTGTTAAAATCTAAGGTTGACTTGCAGATCAATTATTTTAAAGAAGCGGAAGCCCTAATATATTATGTGGCACTGGCATTGCGAGTTGATTTTAAAGTGGGATTTCCTACACAGGATGTCGAATTATATGACCTTGCGATAGATACCTCGCTGGATCAAAAAGAACTTTTTATAGCAGAATTAAAGAAATATCTAAACATTATAACAACATAA
- the dapA gene encoding 4-hydroxy-tetrahydrodipicolinate synthase, translating into MQELIGTGVALITPFKKDGSVDHSALEKLVEFQIDNGTDYLVVLGTTGEVVTLTSEEKEAVVATVIKANDSKLPLVIGIGGNDTRIVVEQIKKTDLSPFAAILSVSPAYNKPTQEGIYQHFKAIAEATDKPIILYNVPGRTSSNISVATVVRLAHDFENIVAIKEAAGDIVQAMKMIQYSPPEFLVISGDDMIALPMTLAGGAGVISVIGQAIAQDFSDMIRYALNGDVQEAYELHYKIAPSIDLIFEQGNPGGIKSLLAHLGIGEENLRLPLVPVDEDLRKRMKSFLDAYEN; encoded by the coding sequence ATGCAGGAATTAATAGGAACTGGAGTCGCTCTAATCACCCCTTTTAAAAAAGATGGTAGCGTTGATCACTCCGCTTTAGAGAAGCTTGTTGAATTTCAAATCGATAACGGTACGGACTATCTAGTAGTTTTAGGGACTACAGGTGAAGTAGTGACTTTAACTAGTGAGGAGAAAGAGGCGGTTGTGGCTACGGTCATTAAAGCAAACGACAGCAAGTTGCCACTGGTCATTGGGATAGGAGGGAATGATACTAGGATTGTAGTAGAGCAGATCAAGAAAACAGATCTAAGTCCGTTCGCAGCTATTTTATCTGTTTCTCCTGCGTATAACAAACCTACTCAAGAAGGAATTTACCAACACTTTAAAGCGATCGCCGAGGCTACAGATAAACCCATAATATTGTACAATGTACCAGGGCGCACGTCTTCAAACATCTCAGTCGCGACTGTTGTAAGGTTAGCTCACGATTTTGAAAATATTGTTGCGATTAAAGAAGCGGCAGGAGATATCGTACAGGCTATGAAAATGATTCAGTACTCTCCGCCAGAATTCTTGGTCATTTCAGGAGATGATATGATCGCATTACCTATGACTTTAGCGGGTGGTGCAGGAGTGATATCAGTAATTGGACAAGCAATAGCTCAAGATTTCAGCGATATGATACGTTATGCCTTGAATGGAGATGTTCAAGAAGCCTATGAATTGCATTATAAGATCGCGCCTAGTATTGATTTGATCTTTGAACAGGGAAATCCTGGTGGGATCAAGTCGTTGTTAGCTCATTTAGGTATAGGAGAAGAGAATCTACGTTTACCCTTAGTTCCTGTGGATGAAGATTTGAGAAAGCGCATGAAATCCTTTCTAGACGCATACGAGAACTAG
- a CDS encoding outer membrane protein assembly factor BamD, producing MKQITVLLLIVIAITGCSNYQKALKSESKQYQITVADSLYAAEKYGKAISLYEKVVPQFRGTDSAAPAALKYANALYYDGRYPESGYQFETYRNSYVGDPNREYATFMIGKSLYEMAPIYSKDQEPTKRAMTKFQDYINLYPNGEYLDEANALVDEMRYKLDKKAYEIAKNYHKRAPFSRGGFVSAITTFENFIVDHPGSEFQDDAHFYLIDSQYNYAVNSFAVLIPERLELAKEYYDTFAIRFPDSEYMAEANDLLMKINEYNNLRTE from the coding sequence ATGAAGCAAATCACGGTTCTTTTATTAATCGTCATCGCAATTACTGGCTGTTCTAATTATCAGAAAGCATTAAAATCAGAAAGCAAGCAGTATCAAATAACAGTTGCAGATTCTTTATATGCTGCAGAGAAATATGGTAAAGCCATTAGTCTTTATGAGAAGGTAGTACCTCAATTCCGCGGTACAGATAGTGCGGCACCAGCAGCTTTGAAATATGCAAATGCATTGTATTACGATGGTCGTTATCCAGAGAGTGGGTATCAATTTGAAACCTATCGCAATAGTTATGTAGGTGATCCTAATAGAGAATATGCGACCTTTATGATAGGTAAAAGCTTGTATGAGATGGCGCCTATTTATTCTAAAGATCAAGAGCCTACTAAGCGTGCCATGACTAAATTTCAAGACTACATCAATCTATATCCTAATGGGGAATATCTTGATGAGGCTAATGCACTGGTAGATGAGATGCGATATAAGCTGGACAAGAAAGCTTATGAGATTGCAAAAAATTACCACAAGAGAGCACCATTTTCAAGAGGTGGATTCGTATCTGCGATCACCACCTTTGAAAACTTTATTGTCGATCATCCAGGGTCAGAATTTCAAGACGACGCTCACTTTTATTTGATTGATTCTCAATACAATTATGCTGTAAATAGTTTTGCAGTTTTAATTCCAGAAAGACTTGAGCTTGCTAAGGAATATTATGATACCTTTGCAATCCGTTTTCCTGACAGCGAATACATGGCTGAAGCAAACGACTTGTTGATGAAAATCAACGAATACAATAACTTAAGAACTGAATAA
- a CDS encoding DNA-directed RNA polymerase subunit omega gives MDTKNLKAPNTTVTYDRDLLTAPTGNMYEAISIIAKRAEQINTDIKEELIEKLEEFATYNDSLEEIFENKEQIEVSKFYERLPKPHSIAVQEWMDGKIYHRDTGIAE, from the coding sequence ATGGATACTAAAAACCTTAAAGCACCCAATACGACGGTTACTTATGATAGGGATCTTTTAACAGCCCCTACTGGTAACATGTATGAGGCTATTTCCATTATTGCAAAACGTGCAGAGCAGATCAATACTGACATCAAGGAAGAATTGATCGAGAAGTTAGAAGAATTTGCAACTTACAATGACTCGCTAGAAGAGATCTTTGAAAACAAGGAACAGATAGAAGTTTCTAAATTCTACGAACGTTTGCCTAAACCACATTCTATCGCCGTACAGGAATGGATGGATGGTAAAATTTATCACAGAGACACAGGAATTGCTGAATAG
- the coaBC gene encoding bifunctional phosphopantothenoylcysteine decarboxylase/phosphopantothenate--cysteine ligase CoaBC, with product MNILSGKNILLGVTGGIAAYKATFLTRLLVKAGASVRVVMTPAARDFVTPLSLSTLSKNPVLSSFVNEEDENGVWNNHVELGLWADLMIIAPATANTMSKMVNGNIDNLLLAVYSSAKCPVYFAPAMDLDMYKHPSTTANFEKLAGYGNHMIPAGDGELASGLSGKGRMAEPEEIVAFVSQQLEREQPLRGKRCLITAGPTHESIDPVRFIGNHSTGKMGMALAQDLANRGATVTLIMGPSAVQNQHELIRRIDVVSAQEMYDAVHMYVSSQDYAIFSAAVADYKPVNTANQKIKKQSDTLTIELVKNPDILASVGALKERPFLVGFALETENELEFAFAKAKKKNTDLLILNSMRDEGAGFGTDTNKITIIDKSGNAEAFPVKSKQMVAKDIIDEIIKRTS from the coding sequence ATGAATATTTTAAGCGGGAAAAACATATTGCTAGGAGTAACTGGTGGTATAGCCGCTTACAAAGCTACATTTTTGACGCGCCTGCTTGTAAAAGCGGGCGCTTCTGTTAGGGTAGTAATGACACCGGCAGCGCGTGATTTTGTCACACCTCTTTCTTTATCCACTTTATCTAAAAATCCTGTCCTATCTTCATTTGTAAATGAAGAGGATGAGAATGGCGTATGGAATAATCATGTAGAATTAGGTCTATGGGCTGATTTGATGATCATTGCTCCAGCCACTGCAAACACAATGAGTAAAATGGTGAATGGGAACATTGACAATTTGCTGCTCGCCGTATATTCCAGTGCCAAGTGCCCGGTTTATTTTGCTCCAGCGATGGATCTGGATATGTACAAACATCCGTCTACCACAGCTAATTTTGAAAAACTTGCTGGCTACGGCAATCACATGATCCCAGCAGGCGATGGAGAACTAGCCAGCGGGCTTTCGGGAAAAGGCCGCATGGCAGAACCAGAAGAGATCGTAGCTTTTGTCAGCCAGCAGTTAGAGAGAGAGCAACCTTTAAGAGGTAAGAGATGCTTGATTACGGCAGGTCCTACCCATGAATCTATAGATCCAGTACGTTTTATAGGCAACCACAGCACTGGTAAAATGGGCATGGCACTAGCGCAAGATTTAGCAAATAGAGGCGCTACGGTTACATTGATTATGGGGCCTAGCGCTGTGCAAAATCAGCATGAGTTGATCAGAAGAATTGATGTGGTCAGTGCTCAAGAAATGTATGACGCCGTTCATATGTACGTTTCCTCTCAGGATTATGCTATTTTTAGCGCCGCCGTGGCAGATTATAAACCAGTGAATACTGCTAACCAAAAAATAAAAAAGCAATCTGATACGTTAACTATAGAGCTAGTAAAGAATCCAGATATTCTAGCGAGTGTCGGAGCTTTAAAGGAAAGACCCTTTTTAGTAGGATTTGCACTTGAGACGGAGAATGAATTAGAGTTCGCTTTCGCGAAAGCGAAAAAGAAAAACACCGATTTACTAATCTTAAATTCCATGCGGGATGAAGGAGCAGGTTTTGGTACCGATACGAACAAAATTACCATCATTGATAAATCTGGAAATGCAGAGGCGTTTCCTGTAAAGTCAAAACAAATGGTGGCTAAAGATATTATTGATGAGATTATTAAACGTACGAGTTAG
- the porD gene encoding type IX secretion system protein PorD: MRLLNVRVSIVSLLCWFIAFSTMAQEFNMTVQVNAQNIAQPDQTIFKTLETSMQEFINNTKWTEKNYDEEERINGALIFVVTNYDNNRFQGNFQLSVSRPVYNSTYTSTIFNYKDNDISFEYIENSPFFYNDNQFQSNLTSLVTFYVYTVLGIDGDTFALKGGQKYHEEAQQIVNLAQSSRNIGWNPGDGNGLISRYRLNNDLLSDTYKEYREIMYDYHINGMDKFALNPKEVKQNLQGYIMKFEELNSRRPNSLLQRTFFDAKADEITSIYTGGPAVNIAKFKETLQDLAPNQSTKWRSIKV, encoded by the coding sequence ATGAGATTATTAAACGTACGAGTTAGCATAGTCAGCCTGCTTTGCTGGTTCATTGCGTTCTCCACCATGGCGCAGGAGTTCAATATGACCGTTCAAGTGAACGCGCAAAATATTGCTCAGCCGGATCAGACAATTTTCAAAACATTAGAGACTTCCATGCAGGAGTTTATCAATAACACCAAGTGGACGGAGAAGAACTATGATGAGGAAGAACGTATTAATGGTGCCTTGATTTTCGTAGTTACAAATTATGATAACAATCGTTTTCAAGGGAACTTTCAATTGTCCGTTTCCAGACCTGTTTATAACTCCACTTACACGTCGACCATTTTCAATTACAAGGACAACGACATTAGTTTTGAATACATAGAGAACTCTCCTTTTTTTTACAATGACAATCAGTTTCAGAGTAACCTGACGTCTTTGGTTACCTTTTATGTCTATACTGTTTTAGGTATAGATGGGGATACATTTGCTTTGAAAGGTGGTCAAAAGTATCATGAGGAAGCACAACAAATTGTCAATCTCGCACAATCTTCTAGAAATATAGGTTGGAATCCTGGAGACGGGAACGGGTTGATCTCTAGATACCGCTTGAACAACGATTTGTTATCAGATACCTACAAGGAGTATCGAGAGATAATGTATGATTATCACATCAATGGGATGGATAAGTTTGCCTTGAACCCTAAGGAGGTGAAACAAAACTTGCAAGGGTACATTATGAAATTTGAGGAGTTGAACTCTAGACGCCCCAACAGTTTGTTGCAACGTACCTTTTTTGATGCTAAGGCGGACGAGATCACCAGCATTTACACAGGTGGTCCAGCGGTAAATATTGCTAAGTTTAAGGAAACACTTCAAGATCTCGCACCTAATCAATCTACAAAATGGCGCAGTATAAAGGTGTAA
- the recN gene encoding DNA repair protein RecN produces the protein MLKEIHIQNYALIDQLDLTLDEGLTMITGETGAGKSILLGALGLVTGKRADLSAIRDTSTKCVVEAHFDISKLGLKSFFEAEDLDYYDVSIIRREILSSGKSRSFINDTPVTLSTISEIGGDLIDIHSQHQTLQLATDQFQMDTLNAFVNEQTKTTDPSGNKLLLDYQSKLKEYKTQVKSLKEFKDNQAALARELDYNTFLLNELEEAQLDGLNQEELEQENEQLSNVEVITEALGLLEHQLTADGDGIIDELREIKAKLKTVESFSAAYKSLNERLTSVIVELEDVSVETERQKSQVEVDPERLETVNSILGTLDNLYRKHQMDNVQDLLQLRDDLADKVLTAQNMDSKIKKMETLITATVKELDILALQLRQLRMDHKVAMEQQILDTVMLLGMPDAQFKIEMTGLNAYNDYGKDEVIFTFTANRGSQLLALDKAASGGELSRLMLAIKALLSRCKQLPTIIFDEIDTGVSGSIAEKMAVIMKRMSSAMQVITITHLPQIAAAGDDHVIVRKKNEGDRTVSTIEKLGQNARVEEIAQMLSGGSVSDAARENARILLQ, from the coding sequence TTGCTTAAAGAAATTCACATACAGAATTATGCCTTGATCGATCAGCTGGATTTGACGCTAGATGAAGGTTTGACGATGATTACAGGAGAAACTGGTGCTGGAAAATCTATTTTACTTGGTGCTCTGGGGCTAGTTACAGGAAAGCGTGCGGATTTATCTGCAATACGAGATACCTCTACCAAATGTGTGGTAGAAGCTCATTTTGATATTTCAAAATTGGGATTAAAGTCCTTCTTTGAAGCGGAGGATTTAGATTATTATGATGTCAGTATTATCAGGCGGGAGATATTATCCTCTGGTAAAAGTCGCTCGTTCATAAATGATACTCCAGTTACCTTAAGCACTATAAGTGAAATAGGAGGAGATCTGATAGATATTCATTCACAGCACCAAACTTTACAGCTCGCTACAGACCAATTCCAAATGGATACGCTCAATGCGTTTGTGAACGAACAGACTAAAACTACCGATCCATCTGGGAATAAACTGTTATTGGATTACCAGTCAAAGCTCAAAGAGTACAAAACACAAGTAAAGTCCTTAAAAGAATTTAAGGACAATCAAGCAGCCTTAGCTCGTGAGCTGGATTACAATACGTTTTTACTGAATGAACTTGAAGAGGCGCAACTGGACGGCTTGAATCAGGAAGAGTTGGAACAAGAAAACGAACAGCTCAGTAACGTTGAGGTTATTACGGAAGCATTGGGGCTGTTAGAACATCAACTCACCGCAGATGGTGATGGGATCATTGATGAACTGCGTGAAATCAAGGCAAAATTGAAAACAGTGGAATCTTTTTCAGCAGCTTATAAATCCTTGAATGAACGATTGACTTCAGTTATTGTAGAATTAGAAGACGTATCAGTCGAGACAGAACGCCAAAAGAGTCAAGTAGAAGTAGATCCAGAGCGTTTAGAGACGGTCAATTCAATATTAGGCACTCTAGATAACTTGTACCGTAAACATCAAATGGACAATGTTCAAGACCTGCTGCAATTAAGAGATGACCTTGCAGATAAAGTTTTGACGGCTCAAAATATGGACAGTAAGATCAAGAAAATGGAAACCTTGATCACTGCCACTGTGAAAGAATTAGATATCCTAGCCTTGCAATTGCGTCAGCTGCGTATGGATCACAAAGTAGCAATGGAGCAGCAAATTCTCGACACGGTCATGCTATTGGGAATGCCTGATGCCCAATTCAAAATTGAAATGACTGGCTTGAATGCCTATAATGACTATGGTAAAGATGAGGTCATTTTTACCTTTACTGCAAATCGTGGTTCACAGCTTCTTGCTTTGGACAAGGCGGCTTCTGGTGGTGAATTGTCGAGATTAATGCTGGCTATAAAAGCGCTGCTTTCACGATGCAAACAGTTACCAACTATAATTTTTGACGAGATTGATACCGGCGTTAGCGGTTCCATTGCAGAAAAGATGGCGGTAATCATGAAACGCATGTCTAGCGCCATGCAAGTTATTACCATCACCCATCTACCTCAAATTGCCGCTGCAGGAGACGATCATGTGATCGTACGTAAGAAAAATGAAGGCGATCGTACCGTTTCTACCATAGAAAAATTAGGCCAAAATGCTAGAGTAGAGGAGATTGCCCAAATGTTAAGCGGTGGTAGCGTGTCAGATGCTGCTCGTGAAAATGCACGTATTTTACTTCAATAG